Within the Atribacterota bacterium genome, the region AGTTATAAAATTACTAAAAAATTCCATTACCTATACTATACTATAAATATAACTAAGTTTATTTAATCAGAATTTTTGCTCTAAAAGAAAAAGACAGAGAATGAAGAAATTCATTACTCTGCCTTTTTCTTAATTAAATGGTTTATCATAAAAAAGGTGCCTATTTCCTGCCCTAATATTATATTATAATTACTAAGGTTTTGCACTGTAGAAAATTACTCCTCCTGATATTTTCTCTGCTTCTAGAAAGGCGGAATATGGAGTAAAGTATCTGATTTATATAGCAAAAACCTCTGTAATTATAACATCACTTTAATCAAAAAGACAACTTTTTTGTATCAATTACTTCTGATACCCTGGCAATTATTCTTCTGAGAATAGATTAAAAAAAGTTAAGTGGGTTTATCTAACCTTACATCTTTCCACATAAGGTTCAATCTTGCTCCTGAACTCTTCGATTTTGTGCGGTGGATAAGGAACAATATCTACCAGTTGTTTATCTAACAATTGGCCGTTATTAATGAAATTCTGTAACACATATTGATTTGAACCCTTAATTTCTCGGGCAATTTCTTCTATAGTCTTTTCATCATGAAAAATCGGTATTACCGTTGTTCTAAATTCATATTCAATTCCAGCACATCTGATTAGATTAATACTCTTTTTTATTTTGCTAATAACCTGCTCATCATTAATACCAATGGCTTTTTTATATGCTTCCGGCTTCAAACAACTTTTAATATCCATAGCAATGAAATCAACCAGATTTCTCTCAATAATTTCCGCTAACCTCTCCGGTTGACTACCATTGGTATCAAGTTTAATTTTTATATTATGTTTTCTGATCTTGACAAGAAATTCAGGTAAATCATCATAAATTGTTGGTTCTCCACCACTGAGGCATATTCCATCTAGAAAATCTTTCCTTTCCTTGAGGAAGGTAACTATATCTTCTTCTGGGATTATGGAAAACTGTTGAGGATTGGTGATTAAATCAACATTATAACAGAAAGGACATCGAAAATTACATCCTCCTACATACAAAGTTGATACAATCAGCCCCTCCCAATCTATTAAAGAGGTTGAAATTAGTTTCCTTATTCTAATTTTTTGATTTACTTGGTATTTTTTTTCTAATACAGTCAATTTCCGGTAATATCCCCCTCCAAGATTCTATTTCTTTTCCTTTCTCTGTTACAAGTACAATAGAAGGTGTACTCATAACCTGGTATATACATGCTTCAGCTAAACCATCCACTGTGTTGACATCATAATATTGCACTTCTAACTCTTCTTCTAATATTTTTCCTATGTCTTTTGCTCCAGGACAATTAGGGCAGTCCTTTTGCCAGAAAATTTTCATCTTCAACATTATATTAACTTAGCTCCTTCCATACTATCTCTCTTTAGTTAATCTTATAATTACCCAGCTTTCTATCTTTTAATTCTCCTATCTTATTCTTATTCCAATTATTAATCTTGCTATAATAACCAACGATTCTAGTAATACCGTAAACATCATCACTATGACAATTGATACAAAAATCCTGTAAGCCTCTACTCACCTTGCGACAGCGATTGCAGACTGTAAATTCCGGTGAAATGGTAATTTGAGCGGCAGGAGTATTTTTCCATACTTTATATATCAGATTATAGATACTCTCAGCGGGAGGTTTTTTTTCACCTACAAAGGCATGAATAATTGCTCCGCTCTTAATTAAAGGATGGAACTTGCCCTGTTTAATAATCCTGATAATAAGATCTACATCGGCAGAAGCGGCAAAATGAATACTATTAGTATAGTAACACTCATCATCCGCAATGCTTCCCTTTATCACCTTTTCACTTTCTGGAAACTCCCTTAAATCAATTTTAGCTAATCTTCCTGCAGCACTTTCTGCTGGTGACTCTTCTAAAGATAATATCATACCATATCTTTTACTATAATCCTTACATTTAAGATGTAAGAAAGAAACAGTCTTTAATCCCCACAAATAGGCATCATCATTTTCATGAAGCTGATAGCCAGTTAAATATTGCATTGACTCATTTAATCCTATTAATCCTACCAAATAAGTACCTTTTTCCAAATCTACATAAGGTCTGCCATCAGGACTCATCTTACCTATTTGCCACAAAGGAGCTTCTGGTGAACTCATCAATTGTTGTAGGAATAATTTCTTTTCCTGATGTGCTTTAACTACTAATTGAAGAGCAGATTCAATTTGTTCAAAAAATTGATTAAATTTCTCTTGTTCACTATAGGATTTTCCTCGATCATTATTTTTTGTAGCCCGGTAAGCACATTGAGGAAGATTGATAGTAACATTTTGAATTCCGGCAAATCTTAATTTTTCGGGATGTCTAATCATTTCCATATCAGTTATCTCATTCTTTAATCTACAGCAGGCAGCAAGTGTTACACTATCCCGGTCAAAGATAAAATAGGGTGTACCGTTGTCTGAAGCAATCTGACAGGCATATTTAAGCAACTCTATTTCCTCAGGGTCCTGAAAAGATGCTTCATTGATATGCAAATCCATTTTAGGGAAAGCAAATACTTTCCCGCTTGAATCTCCTGCTGCCCACACCTCCATTAAAGCTCTTAGAAATAACTGTGATTCTTTTTTATAATCTTGATATGTTTTCCCGGTATACTCTCCGCCTGGTCCAATAGCTGGAACATCTTTGAGATGTTCGGGTATTCCTAAATGAACATTAAAGTCTAAAAATAAACTCTGTCCTCCTCTGGAAAAGGCATTCTGGGAACCGCTAAAAATAAGATACTGTGCTTCCTGCCTCATCTCCCGGTAAGATATTCCGGCTAAATAAGGAGCATAAAATATATTTAAATAGGCAATCCCCAATGCTCCTGCATAATAAGCCTGCATTGAAGATAAGAAGGTATTGAGATGTCCGGTAAGGGTACGGGCATACCTTGCTGGCGAAGAAGAGGTATCGAGATTATCTAAATTCAAGCCGAATTTCTTGATATACTCCAGGGAATGCCCTGAACAATAAATACGAGGATATCCCAGATCATGAATATGTATTACACCTTTTAAATGGGCATCTGATACTTCTTGACTAAAAACTTCCTGCAGCATATACTGTTTTATGGTATTTTCTGCTATTGCTAAATTAATTGCTTCCGGATTGTTGGTAGCAATATTACTATTCTCTTTGGTTTTAGATAGAAATAATCTTTTTAAATCATAGGTAGGCATACCAATAATCTTTTGTTTTCTCCATATCTTTTCATATCCTCTGGTAAATAATTCATTGTCTACCAGTTCCCTTATTAAAGCAGTGGAAACATTGGTAAAATTTAAACTCAAAATTTTTCCTTCTACCTTTTTAGCAATTTTCTCTGCTACTGCTGTGGAAAGCTTAGCCTCTTTAACCAGGGCATTAATTATTCTATTTCGATCCCAGGGAGTAACCGTTTCTTCAGTTGAAGTAGAAACCAGAAGTGACATCTCGGTGGTATTCTTATAAGATTTCTCTTCATTTCTTACAATTAGCTTTTTTCTCAGTTCATTTTTTTTGTTGCGATAAATAATGTAAGCTTTGGCTACTTTAGTCAAACTAGATGCAACAAGCTGTTCCTCTACCATATCCTGAATCTCTTCCACAGAGGGAATCTTTTTCTCAAAGTTTACTTCCAGGTGATATATTACATGATCAGTTACCTTACGAGCTTGCAACTCGTCTTTTTCTCCCACCGCTTCCATTGCGGCCAAAATGGCATGGTATATCTTTTCTCTATCAAAAGGAACCAGATGACCTTCTCTCTTTTTGATTTTCTCCACCATATTTTCCCCTC harbors:
- a CDS encoding anaerobic ribonucleoside-triphosphate reductase activating protein → MTVLEKKYQVNQKIRIRKLISTSLIDWEGLIVSTLYVGGCNFRCPFCYNVDLITNPQQFSIIPEEDIVTFLKERKDFLDGICLSGGEPTIYDDLPEFLVKIRKHNIKIKLDTNGSQPERLAEIIERNLVDFIAMDIKSCLKPEAYKKAIGINDEQVISKIKKSINLIRCAGIEYEFRTTVIPIFHDEKTIEEIAREIKGSNQYVLQNFINNGQLLDKQLVDIVPYPPHKIEEFRSKIEPYVERCKVR
- a CDS encoding thioredoxin family protein, producing MLKMKIFWQKDCPNCPGAKDIGKILEEELEVQYYDVNTVDGLAEACIYQVMSTPSIVLVTEKGKEIESWRGILPEIDCIRKKIPSKSKN
- the nrdD gene encoding anaerobic ribonucleoside-triphosphate reductase encodes the protein MVEKIKKREGHLVPFDREKIYHAILAAMEAVGEKDELQARKVTDHVIYHLEVNFEKKIPSVEEIQDMVEEQLVASSLTKVAKAYIIYRNKKNELRKKLIVRNEEKSYKNTTEMSLLVSTSTEETVTPWDRNRIINALVKEAKLSTAVAEKIAKKVEGKILSLNFTNVSTALIRELVDNELFTRGYEKIWRKQKIIGMPTYDLKRLFLSKTKENSNIATNNPEAINLAIAENTIKQYMLQEVFSQEVSDAHLKGVIHIHDLGYPRIYCSGHSLEYIKKFGLNLDNLDTSSSPARYARTLTGHLNTFLSSMQAYYAGALGIAYLNIFYAPYLAGISYREMRQEAQYLIFSGSQNAFSRGGQSLFLDFNVHLGIPEHLKDVPAIGPGGEYTGKTYQDYKKESQLFLRALMEVWAAGDSSGKVFAFPKMDLHINEASFQDPEEIELLKYACQIASDNGTPYFIFDRDSVTLAACCRLKNEITDMEMIRHPEKLRFAGIQNVTINLPQCAYRATKNNDRGKSYSEQEKFNQFFEQIESALQLVVKAHQEKKLFLQQLMSSPEAPLWQIGKMSPDGRPYVDLEKGTYLVGLIGLNESMQYLTGYQLHENDDAYLWGLKTVSFLHLKCKDYSKRYGMILSLEESPAESAAGRLAKIDLREFPESEKVIKGSIADDECYYTNSIHFAASADVDLIIRIIKQGKFHPLIKSGAIIHAFVGEKKPPAESIYNLIYKVWKNTPAAQITISPEFTVCNRCRKVSRGLQDFCINCHSDDVYGITRIVGYYSKINNWNKNKIGELKDRKLGNYKIN